A region from the Gammaproteobacteria bacterium genome encodes:
- a CDS encoding IclR family transcriptional regulator yields MTKQTASIQVIDRSARLMEAIAGANRPASLKILSAETGLHPSTAFRILASLIDIGFVERDSAGHYFIGRKIRHLSNSVRRGVDIREEARDIMENLRDEIGETVNLTVREGDEVIYIERVSPNRMMRVEQVIGSRAPLHVTAVGKLMLGELGNTFIRAYSKRSGLKAYTTHTLASLEALTKGVQDAMVTGYAFDNEEAEIGVGCIGVLIHDKNDNVVAGLSISAPIERRKNEWAGLLKKAAKTVAERL; encoded by the coding sequence ATGACCAAACAAACCGCATCCATTCAAGTAATTGATCGTTCCGCCCGTCTCATGGAAGCCATTGCCGGGGCAAACCGCCCTGCCAGCCTTAAAATCTTATCTGCCGAGACCGGGTTACATCCATCAACGGCGTTTCGAATTCTGGCTTCCTTAATCGATATTGGTTTTGTGGAGCGAGACAGTGCCGGCCATTACTTTATTGGCAGAAAAATACGTCACCTCTCCAATAGCGTACGCCGTGGTGTAGATATTCGAGAAGAAGCCCGGGATATCATGGAGAATTTGCGAGACGAAATCGGCGAAACCGTAAATTTGACGGTACGCGAAGGTGACGAAGTGATTTATATAGAGCGCGTCTCACCTAATCGCATGATGCGTGTTGAACAAGTTATTGGTAGCCGTGCCCCCCTACATGTGACCGCCGTTGGCAAACTCATGCTTGGCGAACTGGGCAATACGTTTATTCGTGCTTACAGCAAGCGTTCAGGTCTGAAGGCCTATACCACTCATACCCTGGCTTCATTGGAAGCTCTTACCAAAGGCGTACAAGACGCCATGGTCACTGGATACGCTTTTGATAACGAAGAGGCGGAGATCGGCGTAGGTTGTATTGGCGTGTTAATTCACGACAAAAATGATAACGTTGTAGCCGGCCTTTCTATCTCGGCCCCAATTGAACGTCGCAAAAACGAATGGGCCGGTTTGCTTAAAAAAGCAGCCAAGACCGTTGCGGAAAGACTTTAG
- a CDS encoding phosphoketolase: MSVTYAEISEKLPSFCKGIQHYGEPWPNYDQFASKAVIGAGESSISKLDAAAVYQTLLGADALRYITLQVCGSKGSGHPGGFASSAEAHAALMMLGHTNIVTEVGHHAPGFYSSMFLDGSLEEMGIYTMDDMMRRFREKHGLLGHLSGAIPGLLAPAGPLGQGQHFAMAGAYLHREKLFPVTIGDGGMGEPYVLNSMMHFNTAYPDVTNFLPVLIWNGYSQEHHSMVSLHNNKQMIEYWKGHKFQEVILIDAKDFDDGNQEGAYVDSSLFSLQQRLDFTKAVLHGMEKAANSAMSGKLTAFIIKQLKGTGVHTVGAKSHNLYPSDTLDQPHIIEGLKRRALPQSAWKIVRENFSRAGGGPAAKTVVTESELELAPLPKLNMQEFGKGEKAVPSTAMGALVAQVGRADRRFVVTNADGNEASAMKNINDALKIRHPTADPVYNQDPTGQVYEPLNEDACAGLAAGLSLFGSRALWLSYESFAINGWPIIQTVTQAMAELRRKTPSIVCMFTAGALEQGRNGWTHQRPEIENYFAGMMRNGNVYPLFPCDANAIQAGYDYATNSYNKGMVIIASKSPLPVYMSIEEAGAAVEAGAATIYESNSGEKGTVVFAVTGDMILLPVFEAKDKLESIGYKVRIVAVLNPRRLYRPSDVAWDTVSQGDDKFMGDDEFNNLFDGDVLMAVSGGPSAPLEPVLLRTRAPKRDTICWKRGETTASPTEIMEFNGITPEIMVTRVEDLMN; the protein is encoded by the coding sequence ATGAGCGTAACTTACGCCGAAATTAGCGAAAAATTGCCAAGTTTTTGTAAAGGCATTCAACACTACGGCGAGCCATGGCCGAACTATGATCAATTCGCTTCCAAAGCGGTGATCGGTGCAGGCGAATCATCAATTTCCAAGCTGGATGCCGCGGCAGTCTATCAAACCCTGTTGGGCGCTGATGCCTTGCGATACATTACATTACAGGTCTGTGGTTCCAAGGGTTCCGGCCATCCAGGTGGTTTTGCGTCCAGTGCCGAAGCCCATGCCGCATTGATGATGTTGGGGCATACCAACATTGTCACCGAAGTAGGGCATCACGCTCCGGGTTTTTACTCCTCTATGTTCCTGGACGGTTCCCTGGAAGAAATGGGAATTTATACCATGGACGACATGATGCGGCGGTTTCGGGAAAAACATGGTTTATTAGGTCACTTGTCGGGTGCTATTCCCGGCTTATTGGCGCCGGCTGGACCGTTGGGTCAAGGGCAACACTTTGCAATGGCAGGTGCCTATTTACATCGTGAGAAGTTATTCCCGGTGACCATTGGCGACGGTGGTATGGGTGAGCCTTATGTTCTGAACTCCATGATGCATTTCAATACGGCCTATCCTGATGTGACCAACTTTTTGCCGGTATTGATCTGGAATGGGTATTCGCAAGAGCACCACTCTATGGTTTCACTGCACAACAATAAGCAAATGATTGAATATTGGAAAGGGCACAAATTCCAAGAGGTGATATTGATTGATGCCAAAGATTTTGACGACGGCAACCAAGAAGGCGCTTATGTTGATAGCAGCTTATTTTCCTTGCAGCAACGTTTGGATTTTACCAAGGCAGTGCTTCACGGTATGGAAAAAGCAGCAAATTCCGCCATGTCCGGGAAATTAACGGCCTTCATTATAAAGCAATTAAAAGGTACTGGTGTGCACACGGTTGGAGCTAAGTCACACAATCTATATCCTTCAGATACGCTGGACCAACCGCACATCATAGAAGGATTGAAACGTCGGGCTTTGCCTCAGAGTGCCTGGAAAATAGTACGTGAAAATTTCAGTCGAGCAGGTGGAGGCCCGGCGGCCAAGACCGTAGTTACAGAATCTGAGTTGGAGCTTGCGCCATTACCAAAATTGAACATGCAGGAGTTCGGCAAGGGGGAAAAAGCAGTACCTTCAACGGCCATGGGCGCCTTGGTTGCACAAGTGGGGCGTGCGGACAGACGCTTTGTAGTAACCAATGCTGATGGCAACGAGGCATCTGCCATGAAAAACATCAATGACGCGCTCAAAATTCGCCACCCAACGGCAGATCCTGTTTACAATCAGGACCCTACCGGACAGGTTTATGAGCCACTAAATGAGGATGCGTGTGCCGGTCTGGCGGCGGGTTTGTCTCTGTTTGGCTCGCGTGCCTTATGGTTGTCTTATGAATCCTTTGCGATCAATGGATGGCCTATAATACAAACCGTGACCCAAGCAATGGCTGAGTTACGAAGGAAAACGCCCTCTATTGTTTGTATGTTTACGGCCGGTGCCTTGGAGCAAGGGCGAAATGGTTGGACTCACCAGCGACCGGAAATTGAGAACTATTTTGCAGGGATGATGCGTAACGGTAATGTGTATCCTCTGTTTCCATGTGATGCCAATGCAATTCAAGCCGGTTATGACTACGCGACAAACAGTTACAACAAAGGGATGGTGATCATCGCCTCAAAGAGTCCTTTGCCGGTATATATGAGCATTGAGGAGGCTGGAGCTGCCGTTGAAGCCGGTGCCGCGACTATTTACGAGTCCAACTCCGGAGAGAAGGGAACAGTCGTTTTTGCCGTAACGGGAGATATGATTCTATTGCCGGTATTTGAAGCAAAAGATAAATTGGAATCTATCGGTTATAAGGTGCGGATTGTCGCCGTCTTGAATCCAAGGCGTTTATATCGGCCAAGCGATGTGGCTTGGGATACGGTTTCTCAAGGCGATGACAAATTTATGGGTGACGATGAGTTCAATAATTTGTTCGACGGGGATGTGCTTATGGCTGTTTCCGGTGGACCCAGCGCCCCCTTGGAGCCGGTATTGCTGCGCACACGTGCACCCAAACGTGACACCATTTGTTGGAAACGCGGTGAAACGACAGCGTCGCCAACAGAGATAATGGAATTCAACGGGATTACGCCGGAAATAATGGTGACACGCGTAGAAGACTTGATGAATTAA
- a CDS encoding four-carbon acid sugar kinase family protein, which produces MTDTKIIVLDDDPTGSQTVHSCLLLTRWDVDTLQQGLRDASPLFFVLTNTRGMDAQSAATITREVCVNLKKALLELKSTGHVINPIVVSRSDSTLRGHYPVETDIIAEELGPFDAHFLVPAFFEGGRFTKDSIHYLLVDGKPVPVHETEFAKDSVFGYTHSYLPDYVEEKTYGKIMAEDVLRFTLYDVRGDSLARLMVLSDNKCCVVDGETQDDLDHFCNQLMLAASKGKRFLFRSGASLLTALAKLPDQPVAPAAMREYVRNGQAGAVIVGSHVRKTTEQLHELLKQDNTVPIEINVEHIDTDSDELLKITVDAVHEAHKQGNTAVIFTSRIEKIFPDHGTRLQFGIRVSKFLMDVVRNLPKEIGFLISKGGITSNDVLSDGLSLRTSRVVGQILPGCSVVRCPDDHPYFANLPVVIFPGNVGDKYSLATAYARLTVEQNNKHANKQSILA; this is translated from the coding sequence ATGACCGACACGAAAATTATTGTACTTGATGATGATCCCACAGGGTCGCAAACTGTACACAGTTGTCTATTACTTACGCGTTGGGATGTGGACACGCTGCAACAAGGGTTGCGAGATGCTTCACCCTTGTTTTTTGTACTGACCAATACCCGGGGTATGGATGCACAATCTGCCGCTACTATAACACGGGAGGTTTGTGTCAATTTAAAAAAGGCTTTATTGGAACTGAAAAGCACCGGGCATGTTATTAACCCTATAGTCGTCAGTCGTTCCGATTCTACTTTGCGTGGTCACTACCCGGTGGAAACCGATATCATTGCAGAAGAACTCGGTCCTTTTGATGCGCATTTTCTGGTGCCGGCATTTTTTGAAGGAGGCCGCTTCACCAAAGATAGTATCCACTATTTACTGGTAGACGGTAAACCGGTACCGGTACATGAAACGGAATTCGCTAAAGACTCTGTGTTTGGCTACACCCACAGTTATTTACCCGATTACGTTGAAGAAAAAACCTACGGTAAAATTATGGCAGAAGATGTATTGCGATTTACGTTGTATGATGTACGCGGTGACAGTTTGGCGCGACTCATGGTATTGAGTGATAATAAGTGTTGTGTAGTTGATGGTGAAACACAAGATGATTTAGACCATTTTTGCAACCAACTCATGCTGGCTGCATCCAAGGGAAAACGCTTTTTGTTTCGTAGTGGGGCCAGTTTACTAACGGCTTTGGCAAAGTTGCCTGATCAACCCGTAGCGCCTGCTGCTATGCGGGAATATGTGCGTAATGGGCAAGCGGGCGCCGTTATTGTTGGCTCACATGTGCGTAAAACGACAGAACAATTGCATGAGCTCCTGAAACAAGACAACACAGTTCCCATTGAAATTAATGTGGAACACATAGATACCGACAGTGATGAACTACTGAAAATTACCGTCGACGCCGTTCATGAGGCCCATAAACAAGGAAACACCGCGGTGATATTTACCAGTCGTATTGAAAAAATATTTCCGGATCATGGCACCCGTTTGCAATTCGGCATTCGTGTTTCAAAATTCTTAATGGATGTTGTCCGGAATCTCCCTAAGGAAATCGGATTTCTTATCAGCAAAGGTGGCATTACATCCAACGATGTTTTAAGTGATGGCTTGTCGCTGCGCACGTCAAGAGTTGTTGGGCAAATTTTGCCAGGCTGTTCTGTTGTACGCTGCCCGGACGATCATCCGTACTTTGCAAATCTTCCCGTTGTCATATTTCCAGGTAACGTAGGGGATAAATATTCTTTGGCAACGGCGTATGCTCGTTTAACGGTAGAACAGAACAACAAACATGCAAATAAACAGTCGATTTTGGCATAA
- a CDS encoding PQQ-dependent sugar dehydrogenase, protein MSSIINYDGANELFYSWTVTTENSTNVSFSDSNLAATNATFATTGVYGIRLSVSDGTLTDFDEIEVIVTHVGASGLSSRPGNTACIAPDNAPPTGGSVELSHAFPNLPALGSGETPIAMKQPPNDATIWFLVTQQGSVFTFANDPNTSTLTEALKIPNTRLDYVGNSELGLLGIAIHPDFANNNYIYLSFTSEAAGRQSTISRWNYNPATGLIDPNSEYTILEVAQPVDNHNGGNIAFSPSDGYLYIGFGDGGASGDQYLNGQDTTSLLGAVLRIDVDNSSNGARYAIPPDNPFSGPPSCRGTNGSCPDDPKLSDASPPGQCRDLQDNTINCPEIFAYGLRNPWRWSFDRSNGDLWLGDVGQGSFEEINFIESGGNYGWNHMEGPRCFISGPNTTPCTPPVGMSLPVYSYGRSDGRSVVGGYVYRGNDLAWLQGVYIFTDYYSGYSLRALTLNTNGQYDYSELIPNKGGFTPSFAEDNTGELYLLQTGAAGTNVLKLVSASGAATPSIPTHLSETGCVNPANPLEPATGLIPFEPIAPLWSDGAEKHRYFAIPDGTTISIDPVDGDFVFPSGTVLVKNFYLNKRIFETRLLMLHQTGWGGYSYEWQYDTSGNPTDAVLLANAKDKLFEGVNWHYPSRAECFQCHTEAANFSIGPEASQLNHTTAFRSTFITANQLETYNSIGLFTNPIDSTVQSMHFFSLNDSGATLEQRSRSYLHTNCSTCHRPNGGGRGPMDLRFQTPFNLTYTCGHAPSFGDLSIQNPEIIKRGVPGESVLLVRMNSTDGNRMPKLGTGLVDTEATTLLSEWISSISVCP, encoded by the coding sequence TTGTCTTCAATAATCAATTACGACGGGGCGAATGAACTGTTCTACAGTTGGACCGTAACCACTGAAAACAGCACTAATGTCTCGTTCAGCGATTCCAATCTGGCTGCCACGAATGCGACATTCGCCACTACCGGAGTATATGGGATAAGGCTATCCGTGAGCGATGGAACATTAACTGACTTTGATGAAATAGAAGTGATCGTGACCCACGTCGGAGCCAGTGGACTAAGTTCTCGACCTGGTAACACTGCTTGTATAGCGCCGGACAATGCACCCCCAACCGGTGGTTCCGTAGAACTGAGTCACGCATTTCCCAATTTGCCGGCGCTGGGTTCAGGCGAAACCCCCATCGCAATGAAACAACCGCCCAATGACGCTACAATTTGGTTTCTAGTAACCCAGCAAGGATCCGTTTTTACCTTTGCCAATGATCCTAACACATCCACTTTAACTGAAGCTTTAAAAATACCAAACACGAGACTGGATTATGTTGGGAACTCTGAACTGGGTCTCTTAGGAATAGCCATTCATCCTGATTTTGCGAACAACAATTATATCTACTTGTCTTTTACCTCAGAAGCAGCCGGTCGACAGTCCACTATTTCGCGTTGGAATTACAATCCTGCTACCGGACTGATTGACCCCAATTCCGAATACACAATACTTGAAGTGGCCCAACCGGTCGACAACCACAATGGCGGAAATATCGCATTCAGTCCAAGCGATGGATATTTGTATATTGGTTTTGGTGATGGCGGTGCATCGGGCGACCAGTACTTAAACGGTCAGGATACTACCAGTTTGCTGGGAGCCGTATTAAGAATAGACGTGGATAACAGCAGTAATGGCGCAAGGTATGCCATCCCCCCGGATAACCCCTTCAGTGGTCCTCCTTCGTGTCGAGGCACTAACGGCTCCTGCCCGGACGATCCTAAGTTAAGCGACGCATCACCTCCCGGACAGTGTCGGGACCTTCAAGACAATACGATAAACTGCCCGGAAATATTTGCCTATGGATTGCGTAACCCTTGGCGCTGGAGCTTTGATCGCTCTAACGGCGATCTTTGGTTGGGAGATGTGGGCCAAGGCAGCTTTGAGGAAATCAATTTCATAGAGTCCGGGGGAAACTACGGCTGGAACCATATGGAAGGCCCCAGGTGCTTTATCAGCGGCCCAAACACCACGCCGTGCACACCGCCCGTTGGAATGAGCCTCCCCGTTTACAGCTATGGCAGAAGCGATGGCAGATCCGTAGTGGGCGGTTATGTTTACCGGGGCAACGATCTGGCATGGTTACAAGGTGTTTATATTTTTACCGATTACTATTCCGGGTATTCCTTAAGAGCTTTGACATTAAACACTAATGGTCAATACGATTACTCTGAATTGATTCCAAATAAAGGAGGATTCACCCCCAGCTTTGCCGAAGACAATACCGGAGAACTGTATCTCTTGCAAACAGGAGCGGCGGGTACAAATGTTCTAAAACTCGTTTCGGCCTCAGGTGCTGCGACACCCAGTATTCCAACGCATTTATCCGAAACCGGTTGTGTAAATCCGGCTAATCCTTTAGAACCGGCGACAGGACTTATCCCCTTTGAACCCATTGCCCCTCTTTGGTCAGATGGTGCGGAAAAACACCGATATTTTGCCATTCCCGACGGCACGACCATCTCCATTGACCCGGTAGACGGTGACTTTGTATTCCCGAGCGGGACCGTTTTAGTGAAAAATTTCTATTTGAACAAGCGAATTTTTGAAACGCGACTGTTAATGTTGCATCAAACGGGTTGGGGGGGATACAGCTATGAATGGCAGTACGACACATCAGGCAATCCTACCGACGCTGTTTTGTTAGCCAATGCAAAAGACAAACTTTTTGAAGGCGTCAATTGGCATTACCCCAGCAGAGCGGAGTGTTTCCAGTGCCATACAGAAGCTGCAAATTTTAGTATTGGCCCCGAAGCTTCACAGCTAAATCATACCACGGCGTTTCGTAGTACTTTCATAACAGCCAATCAATTGGAAACCTACAATAGTATTGGTCTATTCACCAATCCCATCGACAGTACTGTTCAATCCATGCACTTCTTCAGCTTAAATGATTCCGGAGCAACATTAGAACAGCGCAGTAGAAGTTATCTACACACCAATTGCTCTACCTGTCACCGCCCGAATGGCGGCGGTAGAGGTCCTATGGATTTGCGATTTCAGACCCCCTTCAATCTGACTTATACTTGCGGTCACGCCCCCTCGTTTGGTGACTTATCGATACAAAACCCCGAGATTATAAAACGAGGCGTGCCTGGTGAATCTGTTTTATTAGTCAGAATGAACAGCACAGACGGAAACAGAATGCCCAAACTCGGAACCGGTCTTGTCGATACAGAAGCAACGACACTCCTTTCCGAGTGGATCAGCTCCATTTCCGTCTGCCCATGA
- a CDS encoding pyrimidine/purine nucleoside phosphorylase: MAQFTNVSITKEANIYFGGNVTSRTVHFSDGTRKTLGIMLPGDYEFNTDAKEIMEILSGDLEIQLAGESWKKISSGESFEVPASSGFKLKIHTITDYCCSYLD, encoded by the coding sequence GTGGCGCAATTTACTAATGTGTCAATTACTAAAGAAGCCAATATCTACTTTGGCGGGAATGTTACCAGTCGGACAGTGCATTTTTCCGATGGCACCAGGAAAACACTGGGAATTATGTTGCCCGGGGACTATGAGTTTAATACCGACGCAAAAGAAATTATGGAAATACTCTCAGGGGATTTAGAAATTCAATTAGCCGGAGAGAGCTGGAAAAAGATATCTTCCGGCGAATCCTTTGAGGTTCCGGCCAGCTCCGGTTTTAAATTGAAAATCCACACGATTACCGACTATTGTTGTAGTTACTTGGATTAA
- a CDS encoding glycosyltransferase family 54 protein: MRLFPEKSPLNVEETPLAIGMPVKWRNKLEQQYFVRSIDSLIQCLSAEQRRHHRLIVLLADTDAQTRDRVFTRLSQHFCKAMEEGFLQIANPPTIAKPENAPTQNKLEYGNWKSKLATDTAHLMQSVHHHYGHWKYYLHLEDDIVVNSNTFSIQNLNRARAKVAQKHPHWIALKFEKRRFWSPGPTYLMGGFHGLLFQMQHLLPFIQFVYRHHNHTPIDWLLGDYLLLQCNKLHYVNSPMFTNIGKYSTKTNSA, encoded by the coding sequence TTGAGATTATTCCCTGAAAAATCTCCCCTAAACGTAGAGGAAACTCCGTTGGCGATAGGAATGCCGGTAAAGTGGCGTAACAAGCTGGAACAACAGTATTTTGTCCGTTCAATTGACAGCCTGATACAATGCCTATCGGCGGAACAACGTCGTCATCATCGCTTGATCGTCTTGCTGGCGGACACCGACGCTCAGACACGAGACCGGGTTTTCACCCGGTTGTCACAGCATTTTTGCAAAGCGATGGAAGAGGGTTTTCTCCAAATTGCCAATCCTCCCACAATAGCAAAGCCTGAAAACGCCCCTACTCAGAATAAGCTTGAGTACGGAAACTGGAAATCGAAACTCGCCACGGACACCGCGCACCTGATGCAATCTGTTCACCATCACTATGGCCATTGGAAGTATTACCTTCACCTTGAAGACGATATCGTCGTCAATTCCAACACATTCAGTATTCAAAACCTGAACCGTGCCCGAGCCAAAGTGGCACAAAAACATCCCCACTGGATCGCGTTAAAGTTCGAGAAACGTCGCTTCTGGTCCCCCGGCCCTACCTACCTTATGGGAGGGTTTCATGGCCTGCTGTTTCAAATGCAGCATCTATTGCCATTTATCCAATTCGTCTATCGGCACCACAACCACACACCCATAGACTGGTTGCTGGGAGACTACCTACTACTGCAGTGCAACAAACTACACTATGTAAATAGTCCAATGTTTACAAATATTGGTAAATATTCCACCAAAACGAATAGTGCATAA
- a CDS encoding glycosyltransferase family 4 protein has protein sequence MLKPKILLLHYDLNPHGGGNGVAVWTLQALVERYDVGVLLWQVPDWDSVNRFFGTHVDENHVSVYQLPVSTRRWIGRIPGNHALLGLSAMARYSRRLQKKHGYHLVISTANEVDFGSRGIQYIHFPAAQLPRPDLELRWYHQIWGVMSAYRMLCRWVEGRRTERVRGNLTLCNSDYIGRMFQSLYKSTVQTLYPPVHGNFPHIPWDQRQNGFVCISRISPEKALVEIITTVEQVRDKGWDIKLHVVGTAGPGKYADSIRGLVHKHTSWIRLHEGLTRQELVQLVATQRYGIHAMRGEHFGMAVAEMQRAGCITFAHNSGGPVEILAGDERLLYDDPAQAVVKIDAVLSDDASQRMLNQQALERGGHFSADSFMCGMRAAVQQCLREENKPMAINTAPTDTAQSIEPDVNV, from the coding sequence ATGCTAAAACCAAAGATTTTGTTACTGCACTACGACTTGAATCCACACGGAGGTGGCAACGGGGTGGCTGTCTGGACGCTACAAGCGCTGGTGGAACGTTATGATGTGGGGGTGTTGCTTTGGCAGGTTCCGGACTGGGATTCCGTGAATCGCTTTTTCGGTACCCATGTTGATGAAAACCACGTTTCGGTGTACCAGTTACCTGTCAGCACCCGGCGTTGGATAGGGCGCATTCCAGGCAATCATGCACTGTTGGGATTGAGCGCCATGGCACGTTATAGCCGTCGCTTGCAGAAAAAACACGGATACCATTTAGTGATAAGCACTGCGAATGAAGTGGACTTTGGCTCACGCGGGATTCAATATATACATTTTCCCGCGGCTCAATTACCTAGGCCTGATCTGGAGTTGCGCTGGTATCATCAGATTTGGGGAGTAATGTCGGCCTACCGAATGCTCTGTCGATGGGTAGAGGGCCGCCGTACTGAACGGGTTAGGGGAAATCTCACCTTATGCAATTCGGATTATATTGGCCGTATGTTTCAGTCGCTGTATAAGAGCACAGTGCAAACTCTGTATCCACCGGTCCATGGCAATTTTCCTCATATTCCTTGGGATCAAAGACAAAACGGCTTTGTGTGTATTAGTCGCATATCCCCGGAAAAGGCGTTAGTGGAGATTATTACAACAGTTGAGCAAGTCCGCGATAAGGGTTGGGATATTAAACTGCATGTTGTGGGAACGGCAGGTCCTGGTAAATACGCGGACTCCATACGTGGCTTGGTCCACAAACACACCAGTTGGATTCGTTTACACGAAGGATTGACACGTCAAGAACTGGTTCAACTTGTGGCAACACAGCGTTATGGAATCCATGCTATGCGAGGGGAGCATTTTGGTATGGCGGTGGCTGAAATGCAGAGAGCAGGATGTATTACCTTTGCCCATAATAGTGGTGGACCTGTGGAAATATTGGCAGGTGACGAGCGTTTACTTTACGATGATCCAGCGCAGGCCGTGGTAAAAATAGACGCCGTTTTATCGGATGATGCCAGTCAACGGATGTTGAATCAGCAGGCATTGGAACGCGGCGGACATTTCAGCGCTGATTCTTTTATGTGTGGTATGCGAGCGGCCGTACAACAATGTCTGCGCGAGGAGAATAAACCGATGGCAATAAACACGGCACCTACAGATACAGCGCAGAGCATAGAGCCCGACGTAAACGTTTAG
- a CDS encoding sulfotransferase domain-containing protein, whose amino-acid sequence MSIQSIQIYGERCSGTNYLEHLLQKNYPTTPVQWDFGWKHFFTDKDLTNSDHCLFIVIYRGPFDWLRSLHRQPWHTTPALRQANFSAFIRAQWHCIWDEHWENLPSNAVYGSEMMFERDPKTGERFDNVIQMRTAKIHYWQALQETVKNIVYVRYEDLKDNPKAILNKIAHQFGIKTTWFFHNEFGYKGEKGFRMLYRPRVYTPITPKDVNYIEQELDWSLENSIGYEIDSLSGAVSTSSMGFTPGMRSTS is encoded by the coding sequence ATGAGTATCCAAAGTATTCAGATTTACGGTGAACGGTGTTCCGGTACCAATTACTTGGAACATTTGCTTCAAAAAAACTACCCAACAACGCCTGTGCAATGGGATTTTGGATGGAAGCACTTTTTTACAGATAAAGATCTGACGAACTCCGACCATTGCCTTTTTATAGTGATATACCGAGGTCCTTTTGACTGGCTGCGGAGTTTACACCGTCAACCGTGGCACACTACGCCGGCGCTGCGCCAAGCGAACTTCTCTGCATTTATTCGGGCCCAATGGCACTGCATCTGGGACGAACACTGGGAAAACTTACCGTCGAATGCAGTATACGGCTCGGAGATGATGTTTGAAAGAGACCCCAAGACAGGTGAACGATTTGACAATGTTATACAAATGCGAACCGCCAAAATCCATTATTGGCAAGCCTTGCAAGAAACTGTTAAAAACATAGTTTATGTGCGATATGAAGATTTGAAAGACAACCCTAAGGCTATTCTAAACAAGATAGCGCATCAATTCGGAATTAAAACCACGTGGTTTTTCCACAACGAATTCGGCTATAAAGGAGAAAAAGGATTTCGAATGTTGTACCGTCCCAGAGTCTATACCCCAATCACCCCAAAGGATGTTAACTATATTGAGCAGGAACTGGATTGGAGCCTTGAAAACAGTATCGGTTACGAAATAGACTCACTGTCTGGTGCAGTTTCAACCTCCTCTATGGGGTTTACTCCCGGAATGCGGTCCACCAGCTAA